Proteins found in one Pontibacter sp. SGAir0037 genomic segment:
- a CDS encoding nucleoside permease, whose product MTPIIRIKLSLMMFLEFFIWGSWFVTLGTFLVQNLSASGLESANVFSTQSLGAIIAPFIIGLIADRFFNAERILGVLHLVGALLMYLMYSSDNVSEFYPYVLAYMIAYMPTLALVNSVSFRQMKDPEKEFSSIRVWGTIGWIVAGLSISYIFHWDSAEGVREGFLRNTFMMACIASLILGIFSFFLTKTPPVKSDGAKSTSIVEILGLDAVKLLKDKNFLVFFISAILICIPLAFYYQNANPFLTDIGLANPTGKMAIGQISEAVFLLMLPIFFTRFGFKKTILIGMLAWAVRYALFAFGNADELAFMLIIGIALHGICYDFFFVSGQIYTNSHAGEKHKSSAQGLVTLATYGVGMLIGFWVAGFISDYYTSAGDARNWQNIWLIPAGIAALVMVLFIIFFKDEKKEAQRIAQDNDYTKVVGSSTADQPL is encoded by the coding sequence ATGACACCCATAATCCGAATTAAATTATCCCTTATGATGTTCCTGGAGTTTTTTATCTGGGGCTCATGGTTTGTTACACTAGGCACTTTCCTGGTGCAAAATTTAAGTGCTTCTGGCTTAGAATCTGCCAATGTTTTTTCTACGCAATCTTTGGGGGCTATTATTGCTCCGTTTATCATAGGCCTAATTGCTGACCGTTTTTTTAACGCCGAGCGTATTCTGGGCGTGTTGCACCTGGTTGGAGCATTGCTGATGTACCTGATGTATAGCTCAGACAATGTTTCTGAATTTTATCCGTACGTGCTGGCTTACATGATTGCTTACATGCCAACACTGGCTTTGGTAAATTCCGTGTCCTTCCGCCAGATGAAGGATCCTGAAAAAGAATTTTCATCTATTCGTGTCTGGGGAACCATCGGATGGATTGTAGCAGGTCTGTCCATCAGCTATATTTTCCATTGGGATTCTGCCGAAGGAGTACGGGAGGGCTTTCTGCGCAATACGTTCATGATGGCCTGCATTGCTTCGCTGATCCTGGGAATTTTCAGTTTCTTTTTAACGAAAACGCCTCCTGTTAAAAGTGACGGTGCTAAAAGCACCAGCATCGTCGAAATTCTGGGATTAGATGCCGTAAAATTACTTAAAGACAAAAACTTCCTAGTCTTCTTTATTTCTGCTATTCTTATCTGTATCCCCTTGGCTTTCTATTATCAGAATGCCAACCCGTTCTTAACAGATATTGGACTGGCAAACCCAACTGGTAAAATGGCTATCGGTCAGATTTCCGAAGCAGTTTTCCTGCTGATGCTGCCGATTTTCTTTACCCGCTTCGGTTTTAAAAAGACAATTTTGATAGGCATGCTGGCCTGGGCGGTGCGTTATGCCTTGTTTGCCTTCGGAAATGCTGATGAACTTGCTTTCATGCTGATCATAGGAATTGCCTTACACGGGATTTGCTACGATTTCTTCTTTGTATCCGGTCAGATCTATACAAACTCTCATGCCGGTGAAAAGCATAAGAGCTCTGCTCAGGGTTTGGTTACACTGGCTACCTATGGTGTAGGCATGTTAATTGGTTTCTGGGTAGCTGGTTTTATCAGCGACTATTACACTTCAGCAGGTGATGCCCGTAACTGGCAGAACATCTGGCTTATACCGGCTGGAATTGCGGCCCTGGTAATGGTGCTGTTCATCATTTTCTTTAAAGATGAGAAAAAAGAAGCACAAAGAATTGCCCAAGATAACGACTATACAAAGGTAGTTGGCTCCAGCACAGCCGATCAGCCTTTATAG
- a CDS encoding c-type cytochrome yields the protein MKKIMLAASCVAFMVACGGNSNSEYDQYYSDDKAASEATTDDNMTAATRQSEVDTNATNIGTDRTETAATAAQGNFEKGAKLIEMSDCLACHKVDQKLVGPSYEDVANKYEFNDKNVDYLSQKIVKGGSGVWGQVPMSPHPDLSADDAKEMARYVLSLRKK from the coding sequence ATGAAAAAGATTATGCTTGCTGCCAGCTGCGTGGCTTTTATGGTTGCCTGCGGCGGAAACAGTAATTCTGAATATGACCAATATTATAGCGACGATAAAGCAGCTTCTGAAGCTACTACAGATGATAATATGACGGCTGCTACCAGGCAGTCGGAAGTAGATACCAATGCTACCAATATTGGTACTGATCGCACAGAGACAGCTGCTACGGCTGCACAGGGAAATTTTGAAAAAGGTGCCAAACTGATAGAGATGTCTGATTGCCTCGCCTGCCATAAGGTAGATCAGAAGCTGGTTGGGCCATCTTATGAAGATGTAGCTAACAAGTATGAGTTCAACGATAAAAACGTAGATTACCTGTCGCAGAAGATTGTTAAAGGCGGTAGCGGTGTTTGGGGACAAGTACCTATGTCACCTCACCCTGACCTGAGTGCAGACGATGCCAAGGAAATGGCTCGCTATGTATTATCACTAAGAAAGAAATAG
- a CDS encoding sugar phosphate isomerase/epimerase, with amino-acid sequence MTTIKGPAIFLAQFLGDQPPFNDLESICKWAKSLGFEGVQIPTWATSYFDLQKAAESKTYADEIKGMVESHGLQITELSTHLQGQLVAVNPAYDKMFDGFAPEAYHNNPKARQEWAVQQLKYAAKASQNLGLNAHATFSGALLWHTVYPWPQRPAGLVEAGFKELADRWLPILNTFDECGVDLCYEIHPGEDLHDGISYEMFLEKVNNHQRACLLYDPSHFVLQCLDYLSYIDHYHERIKMFHVKDAEFNPTGKQGVYGGYQNWVERAGRFRSLGDGQVDFKAVFSKLTAYDFKGWAVMEWECALKHPEDGAREGAIFIKDHIIRVTEKAFDDFAATGIDEDFNKQILGLK; translated from the coding sequence ATGACAACTATAAAAGGACCTGCTATATTTCTGGCTCAGTTTTTAGGAGATCAGCCGCCATTCAACGACCTGGAGTCCATTTGTAAATGGGCGAAAAGCTTAGGGTTTGAAGGAGTGCAGATTCCAACCTGGGCAACAAGTTACTTCGACTTGCAGAAAGCGGCAGAAAGTAAAACTTACGCAGATGAAATCAAAGGCATGGTGGAAAGCCATGGCTTGCAAATAACAGAACTATCGACACACTTACAGGGGCAGCTGGTGGCTGTAAACCCGGCTTACGATAAGATGTTTGATGGATTTGCCCCGGAAGCTTACCATAATAACCCGAAAGCACGCCAGGAGTGGGCCGTACAGCAATTAAAATATGCAGCAAAGGCTTCTCAGAACCTGGGGCTTAACGCGCACGCCACCTTTAGTGGTGCCCTGCTATGGCATACGGTCTATCCATGGCCACAGCGCCCGGCCGGTTTAGTAGAGGCTGGTTTCAAAGAACTCGCTGATCGTTGGCTGCCAATCCTGAACACCTTTGACGAATGTGGTGTGGACCTTTGCTATGAAATCCACCCTGGAGAAGATTTGCATGATGGCATTTCTTATGAGATGTTCTTGGAAAAAGTAAATAACCACCAGCGCGCATGCCTGCTGTACGACCCATCCCACTTCGTTTTACAGTGCCTGGACTACCTGTCGTACATCGATCATTACCATGAACGCATTAAAATGTTCCATGTAAAGGATGCAGAGTTTAATCCAACCGGAAAACAGGGGGTTTATGGCGGCTACCAGAATTGGGTGGAGCGTGCCGGCCGTTTCCGTTCCTTAGGCGACGGTCAGGTTGACTTCAAAGCTGTGTTCAGCAAACTGACGGCTTACGATTTTAAAGGTTGGGCCGTTATGGAATGGGAGTGTGCCCTGAAACACCCGGAAGACGGAGCACGGGAAGGTGCCATTTTCATCAAAGATCATATTATACGTGTCACAGAGAAGGCATTCGACGATTTTGCTGCCACAGGAATAGATGAAGATTTCAATAAACAAATTTTAGGTCTGAAATAA
- a CDS encoding Gfo/Idh/MocA family protein, which yields MAEEKDKGEALSNSRRNFLKAGALAAAGFMIVPRHVLGGKGFIAPSDKLLIAGIGVGGKGESDIKSFYDSGKAEIAFLCDVDDRRAATSRERFPKAKYYKDWRELYDKEAKNFDAVSVSTPDHNHAVQTLSAMQLGKHVYVQKPLTHDIYEARMLTDAAKRYKVVTQMGNQGASGDGVRQLREWYDAGIIGDVHTIYCWTDRPVWPQGIPWPGGKAEVPKELDWNLWLGTAPEKDYVEKLVPFNWRGWWDYGTGALGDMGCHLIEAPFSVLNLKYATDVQASVGSVYVDEFKRGYFPESCPPSSHVTLTFPKTNKTKGPVTLHWMDGGIQPVRPDELGPNELFGDGGNGTLFIGTKGKMMASTYAENPRLLPTSKTEEIKVKQKLARVPNGAQGHYAQWVEACLAGPGKKEVSSPFEMAGPLTEALLMANLAIRGIDIRKPRQNGNGFDYPGRNIKLLWDNQNMRITNFDDVNQFVKREYRSGWTLGA from the coding sequence ATGGCAGAAGAAAAAGACAAAGGCGAGGCCTTGTCAAACTCCAGGAGAAACTTTCTGAAAGCAGGAGCACTGGCCGCCGCCGGTTTTATGATTGTACCACGCCATGTGCTCGGAGGAAAGGGCTTTATAGCACCAAGCGATAAACTCCTGATTGCCGGTATTGGCGTAGGAGGGAAAGGCGAAAGCGACATCAAGAGCTTTTATGACAGCGGTAAAGCTGAGATTGCTTTTTTATGTGATGTAGACGACAGAAGAGCCGCTACGTCCCGCGAAAGATTTCCGAAGGCTAAATACTACAAAGACTGGCGGGAACTTTACGACAAAGAAGCTAAAAATTTTGACGCCGTTTCTGTGTCTACTCCCGACCATAACCACGCGGTGCAAACCCTGTCAGCCATGCAGTTAGGCAAACATGTTTACGTGCAAAAGCCACTGACACATGATATATATGAAGCCCGTATGCTGACAGATGCGGCAAAGCGATATAAAGTTGTGACGCAAATGGGTAACCAGGGAGCATCAGGCGACGGTGTTCGTCAGCTTCGGGAGTGGTACGATGCCGGTATCATAGGAGATGTACATACTATCTACTGCTGGACCGACAGACCGGTATGGCCGCAGGGGATTCCCTGGCCCGGCGGAAAGGCCGAAGTTCCTAAAGAACTCGACTGGAACCTGTGGCTAGGTACAGCTCCGGAGAAGGATTATGTAGAGAAACTGGTGCCGTTTAACTGGCGCGGCTGGTGGGATTACGGTACAGGCGCATTAGGGGATATGGGATGCCACTTAATTGAAGCCCCTTTCAGTGTGCTAAACCTTAAGTATGCCACCGATGTGCAGGCTAGTGTCGGCAGTGTGTATGTCGATGAGTTCAAGCGCGGCTATTTCCCGGAAAGTTGTCCGCCTTCCAGCCACGTCACTCTTACCTTCCCAAAAACAAACAAAACCAAAGGCCCTGTTACCCTGCATTGGATGGATGGAGGTATACAGCCTGTGCGTCCGGATGAACTCGGCCCTAACGAACTTTTTGGCGACGGCGGTAACGGCACACTATTTATCGGTACAAAAGGAAAAATGATGGCCAGTACTTATGCCGAAAACCCGCGCTTGCTGCCAACTTCTAAAACAGAAGAAATTAAAGTAAAACAGAAGCTTGCCCGCGTACCAAACGGAGCACAAGGCCATTATGCGCAATGGGTAGAAGCTTGTCTGGCTGGTCCTGGCAAAAAGGAAGTAAGCTCTCCTTTCGAAATGGCTGGTCCGCTAACCGAGGCATTGCTGATGGCTAACCTGGCTATTCGTGGAATAGATATTCGTAAACCTCGTCAGAATGGGAATGGCTTCGACTATCCGGGCAGAAACATCAAGCTCCTGTGGGATAACCAGAACATGCGCATAACCAACTTCGACGATGTAAACCAGTTTGTAAAGCGTGAATACAGAAGTGGCTGGACACTGGGTGCCTAG
- a CDS encoding zinc-dependent metalloprotease — MLKNCFRSVILLLILLPFVHAPGHAQKLSTIASKTTGMKQYKGYFTFYYDEAAGKIWLEVDKLNKEFLYVNSLPAGLGSNDIGLDRGQLGGERVVYFEKTGPKIMLVQPNLSYRAVTDNAHEKRAVDESFAKSILWGFKAEAEEGGRVLVDATDFLLRDAHDVIGSIRRTRQGSYRLDNSRSAIYLPRTKNFTKNTEFESTLTFTGGDDAGRFVREVAPDVQALTLRQHHSFIELPDNNYKPRAADPRAGYFGISYFDYATPVDENIEKRFIARHRLQKKNPAAAVSEAVKPIVYYVDNGAPEPIRSALLEGARWWNQAFEAAGYQNAFQVEILPDTADPMDVRYNMIQWVHRSTRGWSYGASVTDPRTGEIIKGHVSLGSLRVRQDYLIAEGLLAPYEEGKPVNQALMKMALARIRQLSAHELGHTLGIMHNYAANNNASVMDYPHPMVHLSSSGAIDLNNAYATGIGEWDKIAVTYGYQDFQQGTNEKKALDDILAEGRSKGLLFISDQDARATGGAHPLAHLWDNGSSASDELLRVLQVRQKALQHFSQNNIKQGAALSTLEDVLVPIYNFHRYQTEAAAKLVGGVNYTYAVRGDGQVITEVLQKQEQQKALDAMLQTLSPAVLTLPENIIRLIPPRAPGIRSSRELFVKRTGLTFDPLAAAEASADFTVSFLLHPQRASRLVELGARGNSLSLKDVTQQLIDNTWKSNREKGLAGEVQFQTEQVVLSHLLALTQNENASYQARAIAAEALSDIKYYAAKQAKRTRTDAYKVHLTFALARIENPEEVKPAKVLDLPPGAPIGSGGVLGCE; from the coding sequence ATGTTAAAAAACTGCTTCAGGAGCGTAATCCTGTTACTCATTCTACTCCCATTTGTACATGCACCCGGCCATGCGCAGAAGTTGTCTACCATTGCTTCTAAAACAACTGGTATGAAACAGTACAAGGGATATTTTACTTTTTATTATGATGAAGCTGCCGGTAAAATATGGCTTGAAGTTGATAAGCTGAATAAGGAGTTTTTATATGTCAATTCATTGCCCGCGGGCTTAGGTTCCAACGACATCGGGCTGGACAGAGGGCAGCTAGGCGGAGAGCGGGTAGTGTATTTTGAAAAAACCGGTCCGAAAATCATGCTCGTGCAGCCTAACCTCTCCTATCGTGCCGTTACAGATAATGCGCATGAAAAGCGGGCAGTTGATGAATCCTTTGCCAAATCCATTTTATGGGGATTTAAAGCAGAAGCCGAAGAAGGTGGTCGAGTATTAGTTGATGCAACCGACTTCCTCCTACGCGATGCACACGATGTTATTGGCAGTATCCGGCGAACAAGACAAGGTAGCTACCGCCTTGACAATAGCCGCTCTGCCATCTATTTGCCACGCACCAAAAACTTTACGAAAAACACCGAGTTTGAAAGCACCCTTACGTTTACCGGCGGAGATGATGCCGGTCGCTTTGTACGCGAAGTGGCCCCTGATGTGCAGGCCCTGACCCTGCGCCAGCACCATTCTTTTATAGAACTGCCGGATAACAATTATAAACCACGCGCTGCAGATCCGAGGGCAGGTTACTTTGGCATTTCCTATTTTGATTATGCCACACCTGTTGATGAAAACATTGAGAAAAGATTCATTGCGCGTCACCGCCTGCAGAAAAAGAACCCTGCTGCAGCTGTTTCAGAAGCTGTAAAACCTATCGTTTACTACGTGGACAATGGAGCCCCCGAGCCAATCCGCTCGGCTTTGCTGGAAGGTGCCAGGTGGTGGAACCAAGCGTTTGAGGCAGCAGGTTATCAGAATGCTTTTCAGGTAGAAATATTACCCGACACAGCCGATCCGATGGATGTACGCTACAATATGATCCAGTGGGTACACCGCAGCACCCGTGGCTGGTCCTATGGCGCCTCTGTAACAGATCCCAGAACAGGGGAGATTATAAAAGGGCATGTTTCTCTGGGTTCTCTGCGTGTCAGGCAGGACTACCTGATTGCCGAAGGCTTACTGGCACCTTATGAAGAAGGAAAACCTGTTAACCAGGCTCTGATGAAGATGGCCCTGGCGCGTATCCGGCAGCTTTCTGCGCATGAGTTGGGGCATACTTTGGGTATCATGCATAACTATGCCGCCAATAACAATGCCTCTGTCATGGATTATCCGCACCCGATGGTACACCTCAGCAGTTCAGGAGCTATTGACCTGAACAATGCATATGCAACCGGTATAGGCGAATGGGATAAAATTGCCGTCACCTATGGCTACCAGGATTTCCAACAGGGTACTAACGAGAAAAAAGCGCTGGATGACATACTGGCTGAAGGCAGAAGCAAAGGCCTGCTTTTTATTTCGGATCAGGATGCCCGCGCTACCGGTGGAGCTCATCCCCTGGCACACCTCTGGGATAACGGCAGCAGCGCCTCCGATGAACTGCTGCGGGTGCTACAGGTAAGGCAGAAGGCGCTTCAGCATTTTTCTCAAAACAATATTAAACAAGGTGCCGCCTTAAGTACCCTGGAAGATGTGCTGGTGCCAATCTATAATTTCCACCGGTACCAGACAGAGGCTGCAGCTAAACTGGTGGGCGGTGTAAATTATACCTATGCGGTGCGGGGAGATGGACAGGTAATTACGGAAGTCCTGCAAAAACAGGAGCAGCAAAAAGCCCTTGATGCCATGTTACAGACGCTTTCACCGGCAGTACTTACCTTGCCGGAAAATATCATCAGGCTAATACCGCCTCGCGCACCAGGTATACGCAGCAGTCGTGAGCTTTTTGTCAAGCGAACCGGTCTCACCTTCGATCCTCTTGCCGCGGCCGAGGCTTCCGCTGATTTTACAGTTTCCTTTTTGCTGCATCCTCAGCGTGCCTCCCGCTTAGTGGAACTGGGCGCGCGGGGCAACAGCCTCTCCTTAAAGGATGTAACTCAACAACTTATAGATAATACCTGGAAAAGCAACCGTGAAAAAGGTCTTGCAGGAGAAGTGCAGTTTCAGACAGAACAAGTTGTGCTATCCCATCTGCTGGCACTCACGCAGAATGAGAATGCCTCTTATCAGGCTCGCGCAATTGCAGCAGAAGCTCTTTCAGACATAAAATACTACGCTGCAAAACAGGCGAAACGTACCCGTACCGATGCTTATAAAGTACATTTAACTTTCGCTTTGGCAAGAATAGAAAATCCTGAAGAAGTTAAACCTGCTAAAGTACTAGACTTACCACCTGGCGCGCCCATAGGAAGCGGCGGCGTTTTAGGATGTGAATAA
- a CDS encoding Gfo/Idh/MocA family protein has translation MNQKLRLGMIGGGQGAFIGAVHRIAARIDGEYELVCGAFSSNPEKSKTSGELLGISPERVYGSYQELYEKEKQLPEHERVQVISIVTPNHVHFEPTKMGLEYGFHVILDKPMTFSLEEALALRKVVESTGKLFCLTHTYTGYPMVKEARQLVASGKLGKIRKVYVEYPQGWLSTFEEGGENKQASWRTDPKQSGIAGAMGDIGTHAFNLAEYVTGLETIQLCADINVVVEGRMLDDDGASFLKFNNGASGVLFATQVAAGEENNVKIRVYGEKGGLEWQQDMANTLLVKWLNRPTEIYRTGGGYVSSFAQHNTRTPGGHPEGYLEAFANLYRNFALCVKAAIKGEKAQPEWQDYPGIEEGVRGMAFIENVIASGKSDKKWIDFTI, from the coding sequence ATGAATCAGAAACTCAGATTAGGTATGATCGGTGGTGGACAGGGAGCCTTTATTGGAGCTGTGCACCGTATTGCCGCCCGTATAGACGGTGAATATGAACTGGTTTGCGGTGCGTTCAGCAGCAACCCGGAAAAGTCTAAAACCAGTGGTGAACTGCTGGGTATATCACCGGAAAGGGTGTACGGATCTTACCAGGAACTTTACGAAAAGGAAAAGCAGCTTCCTGAACATGAGCGCGTGCAGGTAATTAGCATAGTAACACCTAATCATGTGCACTTTGAGCCTACCAAAATGGGGCTGGAGTATGGCTTTCATGTAATACTTGACAAACCCATGACCTTTTCGCTGGAAGAGGCGCTTGCGCTTCGGAAAGTAGTGGAAAGCACTGGCAAACTTTTCTGCCTGACACATACCTATACAGGTTATCCTATGGTAAAAGAAGCCAGGCAACTGGTGGCATCCGGCAAATTGGGGAAAATCAGAAAGGTATACGTGGAGTATCCGCAAGGCTGGCTCAGCACCTTTGAAGAGGGTGGAGAGAACAAACAGGCATCCTGGAGAACCGACCCGAAACAAAGCGGCATCGCCGGTGCCATGGGAGATATTGGCACGCATGCCTTTAATCTGGCTGAATACGTAACAGGTTTGGAAACAATACAGTTATGTGCAGATATTAATGTAGTAGTTGAAGGACGTATGTTAGATGACGACGGTGCTTCCTTCCTGAAGTTTAACAATGGAGCAAGCGGTGTTTTGTTTGCTACACAGGTTGCTGCCGGCGAAGAGAACAACGTAAAGATAAGAGTGTATGGTGAGAAAGGCGGCCTGGAGTGGCAGCAGGATATGGCCAATACACTGCTGGTAAAATGGCTGAATCGTCCGACTGAAATCTACAGAACGGGCGGTGGCTATGTCAGCTCCTTTGCACAACACAACACCCGTACTCCCGGAGGTCATCCGGAAGGATATTTAGAAGCCTTTGCCAACCTGTACCGCAACTTTGCCCTTTGTGTGAAAGCTGCCATCAAAGGGGAGAAAGCTCAACCAGAATGGCAGGATTACCCGGGAATAGAAGAAGGGGTTCGTGGTATGGCCTTTATTGAGAACGTAATTGCCTCCGGTAAGTCAGATAAAAAATGGATCGATTTCACTATCTAA
- a CDS encoding gluconate 2-dehydrogenase subunit 3 family protein yields MNRREAISAVAWLLGGTVVGADLLVSCTSKPVQVNSLFNADQVALLNEVAETILPATSTPGAKEAKVGDFMAQMVLDCYKKEDQEVFTAGINKLDQASKAKYGDTFMYLDKAKKTALLTALDQEQKEYQSSKKSEDPNHYFRMMKELTLVGYFTSEVGATQALRYDPVPGKYDGCMPYKKGDKAWAT; encoded by the coding sequence ATGAACAGAAGAGAAGCAATATCAGCTGTTGCCTGGCTTTTGGGAGGAACGGTAGTAGGAGCCGATCTGCTGGTGTCCTGTACTTCTAAGCCAGTACAGGTTAATTCTTTATTTAATGCAGACCAAGTGGCGCTTTTAAACGAAGTAGCCGAAACTATTTTGCCGGCAACCAGTACACCGGGTGCAAAAGAGGCAAAGGTCGGCGACTTTATGGCCCAGATGGTGCTGGACTGCTATAAGAAAGAAGACCAGGAGGTATTTACAGCAGGAATAAATAAACTTGACCAGGCAAGCAAGGCAAAATACGGTGACACGTTCATGTACCTGGATAAGGCAAAAAAAACTGCTTTGCTAACAGCACTCGACCAGGAACAGAAAGAGTACCAGTCTTCTAAAAAAAGCGAAGACCCGAATCATTATTTCAGGATGATGAAAGAACTGACACTGGTAGGGTACTTTACCTCAGAAGTGGGTGCTACGCAGGCGCTACGTTATGATCCGGTGCCCGGTAAATACGACGGCTGCATGCCTTATAAGAAAGGAGATAAGGCCTGGGCTACCTGA
- a CDS encoding GMC oxidoreductase → MAENIYDAIVVGSGISGGWAAKELTEKGLKTIMLERGRNIEHVKDYVNANKHPWEFAYRGGRSQQMMEDHPVLKRDYVLNEANLDYWVNEKESPYTETKRFDWYRGYHVGGRSLMWGRQSYRLSDLDFEANAKDGIAVDWPIRYKDIAPWYSYVEKFAGISGAKDGLAHLPDGEFMPPMEMNCVEKDVAARIKSHYKGNRHMIIGRVANITQPHHDRVNCQYRNKCWLGCPFGGYFSTQSATLPAAMATGNLTLRPFSIVTKILYDKDTKKAKGVEVLDAETNQTYEYFAKVVFLNASTLNSTWVLMNSATDVWDGGLGSSSGVLGHNLMDHHFRCGASGTAEGYDDKYYYGRRPNGIYVPRFRNLNGEKRDYIRGFGYQGRAGRDGWSREIAEMSIGADFKEALTEPGEWSMGIGAFGETLPYHENLVKLDHTKKDKWGLPTLAIDCEIKDNEKKMRKDMMEDAREMLEVAGIKNVKTYDNGYAMGQGIHEMGTARMGRDPKTSVLNQWNQVWDAPNVYVTDGACMTSAGCQNPSLTYMALTARAVDHAVGEMKKLNI, encoded by the coding sequence ATGGCCGAAAATATATATGATGCGATTGTGGTGGGTTCTGGTATTTCTGGAGGATGGGCAGCGAAAGAACTCACTGAAAAAGGATTAAAAACTATCATGCTGGAGCGTGGTCGGAACATTGAGCACGTGAAGGACTATGTAAACGCTAACAAGCACCCCTGGGAGTTTGCTTACCGGGGAGGGCGATCACAGCAGATGATGGAGGACCATCCTGTTCTGAAGCGGGATTATGTGCTGAACGAGGCAAACCTTGATTATTGGGTTAACGAAAAGGAAAGTCCGTATACCGAAACGAAGCGCTTCGACTGGTACAGAGGCTATCATGTGGGAGGAAGATCGCTGATGTGGGGCAGGCAAAGCTACAGGCTCAGCGATCTTGATTTCGAAGCAAATGCCAAAGATGGCATTGCCGTTGACTGGCCGATCAGGTACAAAGATATTGCTCCCTGGTATAGCTATGTGGAGAAATTCGCTGGTATAAGCGGGGCCAAAGACGGACTGGCACATTTACCGGATGGGGAGTTTATGCCTCCAATGGAAATGAATTGTGTTGAAAAAGACGTTGCAGCCCGCATTAAAAGCCATTACAAGGGAAACAGGCATATGATTATCGGTCGCGTTGCCAACATAACGCAGCCGCACCACGACCGCGTTAACTGCCAGTACCGGAACAAGTGCTGGTTGGGTTGTCCTTTTGGCGGTTACTTCAGCACCCAGTCTGCTACACTGCCTGCTGCTATGGCAACAGGTAATTTAACCCTCAGGCCCTTTTCTATTGTTACCAAAATCCTGTACGACAAAGACACTAAGAAAGCGAAAGGAGTAGAAGTGCTCGATGCCGAAACAAATCAAACCTATGAGTATTTTGCCAAAGTAGTTTTCTTAAATGCTTCCACACTAAATTCTACCTGGGTGTTGATGAACTCAGCCACAGATGTGTGGGATGGAGGCCTGGGCAGCAGCAGCGGTGTACTGGGCCATAACCTGATGGACCATCATTTCAGATGTGGAGCTTCCGGTACAGCTGAAGGCTACGACGATAAATATTATTATGGCCGCAGGCCGAATGGCATCTATGTGCCGCGTTTCAGAAACCTGAACGGCGAAAAGCGGGACTACATCCGCGGCTTTGGTTACCAGGGTCGTGCAGGCAGAGACGGCTGGAGCCGTGAAATTGCTGAAATGTCTATTGGTGCTGATTTTAAAGAAGCACTGACGGAGCCGGGAGAGTGGTCTATGGGTATAGGTGCTTTCGGTGAAACGCTGCCATATCATGAAAATCTTGTAAAGCTGGATCATACTAAAAAAGATAAATGGGGTTTGCCTACGCTGGCCATCGATTGTGAAATCAAGGACAACGAGAAAAAAATGCGCAAAGACATGATGGAAGATGCCCGCGAAATGCTGGAAGTTGCCGGCATTAAGAATGTGAAGACCTATGACAATGGCTATGCAATGGGACAAGGCATACACGAAATGGGTACAGCACGTATGGGCCGCGATCCTAAAACTTCTGTGCTGAACCAGTGGAACCAGGTATGGGATGCTCCAAATGTGTATGTAACTGATGGCGCATGTATGACTTCAGCTGGTTGCCAGAACCCATCGCTCACTTATATGGCCTTAACAGCAAGAGCAGTAGATCATGCGGTAGGCGAAATGAAGAAACTGAATATCTGA
- a CDS encoding DUF1080 domain-containing protein produces MDNNQDITQQPSATDGEWISLFDGKTLNGWHSYGRSAVGKAWKAENGVLFLDASNKADWQTQDGGDIVTDQEFSDFHLKLDWKISENGNSGIIFYVHEDTSQYDYTWHTGLEMQVLDNNGHPDAKIHKHRAGDLYDLIASSEETVKPVGEWNEVEIISNKGSLVMFLNGTEVVSTTLWDDNWASLVSNSKFASMPGFGIYKSGRIALQDHGDNVWFRNIKIRKLQE; encoded by the coding sequence ATGGATAATAACCAGGACATCACACAACAGCCTTCAGCTACTGATGGGGAATGGATATCTCTTTTCGACGGCAAAACCTTAAACGGCTGGCATTCTTATGGCAGAAGCGCTGTAGGCAAAGCCTGGAAAGCAGAGAATGGTGTGCTTTTTCTGGATGCCTCCAACAAGGCTGACTGGCAAACACAGGATGGAGGTGATATTGTAACGGATCAGGAGTTTAGCGATTTTCATTTAAAGCTAGACTGGAAGATTTCAGAAAACGGCAACAGTGGTATTATCTTCTACGTGCACGAAGATACCAGCCAGTACGACTATACCTGGCACACAGGCCTGGAAATGCAGGTACTCGACAACAACGGACACCCGGATGCCAAAATCCACAAGCACCGTGCCGGTGATCTGTACGACCTGATTGCCAGTAGTGAAGAAACCGTGAAGCCTGTGGGGGAATGGAACGAGGTAGAGATTATCAGCAATAAAGGCAGCCTGGTCATGTTTCTGAACGGAACTGAGGTAGTGTCTACCACCCTGTGGGATGATAACTGGGCCTCTCTTGTATCGAACAGCAAATTTGCATCTATGCCGGGTTTTGGCATCTACAAGTCCGGCAGAATTGCGCTGCAGGATCATGGCGATAATGTATGGTTTCGCAATATTAAAATCAGAAAATTACAAGAGTAA